One part of the Dysidea avara chromosome 10, odDysAvar1.4, whole genome shotgun sequence genome encodes these proteins:
- the LOC136236952 gene encoding L-seryl-tRNA(Sec) kinase-like isoform X1 — MENANGVILLIYGIPAAGKTKLVTGLCEGSQTQRSGTFVCVHFDDFYPPDFRGCTDEHQKTDSCSEQPLFKLKHARQDLNNNLNHLILVNRLGTAGNSSVSDGCDSWGKFLSVISSSNPHVSFDHHGRIQGSRHPVVILLDDNMIYHSIRHEYYQIARKYCLGFGEVLVQCPFQLAMSRNDKRQIPIPSQTIKYMADELEPAQPDKFNWEHNSITIDSQMTDDAWPVVWSLVQTACNKPAQPVVDDSERVLLDRQHTQESIIHQADQVLRKCVTNKISTFKGTPELPTVAKSANAVKRELLELIRSKQLLLPLSSSCQQLAMDINFVSSIERHFTEMYDFNK; from the exons TCCAGCTGCAGGTAAAACTAAATTAGTGACTGGACTATGTGAAGGCAGTCAGACACAAAGGAGTGGaacttttgtgtgtgtacatttcGATGACTTTTACCCGCCTGATTTTCGTGGCTGTACTGACGAGCACCAGAAAACTGATTCGTGTAGTGAACAACCGCTGTTCAAGCTGAAACATGCTCGACAAGACCTGAACAATAATTTAAATCATTTAATATTAGTGAACAGATTAGGTACAGCTGGGAATTCTTCAGTTAGCGATGGATGTGATTCTTGGGGGAAATTTTTGAGTGTGATATCATCCAGTAATCCTCATGTTAGCTTTGATCATCATGGTAG GATACAAGGGTCCAGACACCCAGTTGTGATACTACTAGATGACAACATGATCTACCATAGTATACGACATGAGTACTACCAGATAGCCAGGAAAT acTGTTTAGGATTTGGAGAAGTGTTAGTCCAGTGTCCATTTCAGTTAGCAATGTCAAGGAATGATAAAAGGCAAATTCCAATACCATCACAAACCATCAAGTACATGGCCGACGAGTTAGAACCTGCTCAACCAGACAAGTTCAACTGGGAACACAACAGTATCACAATAGACAGTCAAATGACAGATGATGCATG GCCTGTTGTGTGGTCGTTGGTCCAGACAGCCTGTAATAAACCAGCTCAACCAGTAGTAGATGACAGTGAACGGGTTCTACTGGATCGCCAACACACTCAAGAGAGTATCATCCACCAAGCAGATCAGGTATTGAGAAAATGTGTCACCAATAAAATATCAACCTTTAAAG GGACTCCTGAGCTACCAACTGTTGCAAAATCTGCTAATGCTGTTAAGAGAGAATTGTTAGAGCTAATAAGATCCAAGCAATTATTGCTACCATTGTCATCTTCTTGCCAGCAACTGGCAATGGACATTAACTTTGTCAGTAGCATTGAACGACACTTCACAGAAATGTATGATTTTAACaaataa
- the LOC136236950 gene encoding myoferlin-like: MSLEVRVKSASNLPNVERWSKSDPMTVLLFQGEKKKTKVIDNNLDPEWNESFTYTIANPLGGGDVLEVKVYDYERIGRNRLLGEVNIPLSEVARSGSTDTSYTLKGKDGSPSKAKINIAMTYTAPEGAGGGGGGGGGGGNQDDEDEGEITLGDEAADTGEEPAGETLTGEGGGKTSAATEEARHKARRKRAARAQLPEKPTDFQVRVHVIEGRKLVGGNIKPVVKVICGKDVEETSVQKSTNQPFWDEMVYFNFKVLPKEMLEKVVDIKVLNSIILIKDSLIGSFKFDLGMVYDEPEHCFIHKWLLLTDPYDGAGGCKGYLKISINVMGPGDEPKPSPPAVSGENVDIEANLLRPSGMRLQPATLSIKIFKAEDLPQMDPGYFEGIKKFFGGTAQKELVDPYTVVAFAGHKGRTDVIWNDMTPDWNHQINLGVRFPSMCDQVKIYMKDKDKLGKDDYIGTTYITLSEISASGDNGFAPTFGPTFVNIYGSPREFTDLPDKFEYLNKGQLPGVSYRGRIMIQLDVNIGHLPTERHQTIKPDEVKALDNYLGRRKYKLSVAFDSATMVYPIDSPVEFEVSIGNFGNKLDKFVPATSSTTQPTNPVYDGCKYHYLPWLDTKPCVTIDSDWEDNTYRIESLNILLHMMEQLQTGVKTVRDMMQMDDFDTTEAAAKLLVILEQLIENLEQPMPVLPEKGFTKLDVNMRKFRMAELNAILYEARHLLQAHGLSPDIDATATECEDYLHRLLSLCNEPQNTVPDVIIWMLSAGKRVASCRIPSHKLMYSTTAKARGQDCGKMQTLFLMPPAVEKEEELKSRKERAQVRLQIWLGLAKYQSEWRNDTAGGEVAVYAETYENQACIFGKWGTIGLLRPNFSDARGKRKLKKDYFVAPDGWRWDGEWFINPELSVEFDPDEGLNEFQEDIYEHEIRLPFSAFGHHEAYWADVRGDKLTGRDDKAITRDEMQISDGWKWSTQWEVEQNGAVDEEGWEYCVEAGLGGWQSSERTFHLCRRRRWVRTRIRVSDPKVAEKKAAKRKKRIDEGWEYARLPQFSYHTTEHTLDLARRRRWHRKLVNVDPSKRPIFYFADEKKKKKKKDEDDDDDDDSGSAPRMFLTYGDQEVHTYQLRAYIYQARELHGRDKSGLSDPYGILSFNRYGARTNILKESICPTWDQTLWIENIKLFGDPATILQSPPYVYIEFFDKDTIGSNELLGFMKAQPTVRLDPRAPQPRLDWYLIYRYNQAAGELLAAFELILESGDQMLLAPPKSPNGKYYIVPTGIRPVLQKTRIEVLCWGVRDMKRYQLQKVDSPLVEIECGGTVVRTQPIKDASKDPNFPDPIISFDVFLPKEDLYAPPLNIRVLDKRAFGRHPMVGTHIIGSLKQYYTDPTPEKIIVEAFGAAQEAATHPDPTQEAEQKKFEEEKLDDDPDNKKESDFDWWSKYYASGNDPSKIQEDYNTQGYDQLKMYTKELEEEEPFNNFTDFAETFPLYRGKGSRDPDESEGQCCGYLKGAVKVYPLPPDGPQPEKILSTDSVPSTKAEECIVRVYVVRANDLQPQDPNGKSDPYLKLKLGGEKISDEDNFIPNTLNPVFGRMFELKANLPIDRTLEVIVMDHDLLSANDLIGATTIDLENRYLTKHMALSGLPKSFHKSGPNKWRQQLLPREILAEVCKRRRYGDPVFHSSTQCTVNNQLYNLDEIEAEKKANNQLPPELGAPDQRLALHILNGMDLVPEHVERRSLYTPSCPKIEQGSLEMWVDIFPKSIGPAPDPVDISPRKADKYELRVVVWNTVDVTLDEVSFVTGEAMSDIYVKGWLRGMDETQKTDVHYRSMDGEGNFNWRFVFPFEYIPSEQVMVVSKKEHFWSLDKTVKHLQPRINLQVWDNDLFNPDDFLGTMDINLLAMPEGKKTARSCDIDMFPDPGNPDQKKNKKFNVVSLFKKKRMKGFWPFYNEAEGERVLAGKLEMEIEVLTEEEALLRPAAKAREDPNMNPHLDEPNRPATSFLWITSPFKTLRFIIWRHYKWYIIFGIILILFIILLAIWIYSAPSYFMEWMTNTILP, encoded by the exons TCATTCACATATACCATTGCTAATCCTCTTGGGGGTGGAGATGTACTGGAAGTGAAAGTGTATGACTATGAAAGGATTGGTCGTAATAG GCTGCTTGGAGAAGTGAATATCCCATTGAGTGAGGTAGCAAGATCTGGGTCTACAGACACGTCATACACTCTGAAGGGAAAAGATGGCTCCCCGTCTAAG GCCAAGATCAATATTGCGATGACTTACACAGCTCCTGAAGGTGCAGGAGGTGGCGGTGGGGGAGGAGGAGGAGGTGGCAATCAAGATGATGAGGATGAAGGGGAAATCACCTTGGGAGATGAAGCTGCCGACACAGGTGAAGAACCAGCAGGAGAAACGCTCACCGGAGAAGGTGGAGGAAAGACCTCAGCTGCCACAGAAGAAGC acgtcaCAAGGCTCGACGCAAACGAGCTGCACGAGCCCAACTTCCTGAAAAGCCCACCGATTTTCAG GTCCGGGTACATGTTATTGAAGGACGTAAGCTGGTTGGTGGCAATATCAAGCCAGTTGTCAAGGTAATTTGTGGCAAGGATGTTGAAGAGACAAGTGTTCAGAAAAGCACTAACCAACCATTTTGGGACGAAATGGTTTACTTCAATTTCAAAGTGCTGCCAAAGGAAATGTTAGAAAAAGTAGTGGACATAAAG GTCCTCAACTCAATTATTCTTATCAAGGACTCTCTCATTGGTTCATTTAAG TTTGACTTGGGGATGGTGTATGATGAACCTGAACACTGCTTCATTCACAAGTGGCTACTATTGACTGATCCTTATGATGGAGCTGGTGGATGTAAGGGATACCTGAAGATCAGTATTAATGTTATGGGACCTGGTGATGAGCCTaag CCTTCCCCTCCGGCTGTCAGTGGTGAAAATGTTGACATCGAAGC GAATTTGTTGCGTCCTTCTGGCATGCGTCTTCAGCCTGCAACTCTGAGTATCAAAATATTCAAAGCAGAGGATTTGCCACAAA TGGACCCTGGCTACTTTGAAGGCATAAAGAAATTCTTTGGTGGTACA GCTCAGAAAGAACTGGTTGATCCCTATACTGTCGTTGCTTTTGCTGGCCATAAG GGAAGAACTGATGTTATTTGGAATGACATGACACCAGATTGGAACCACCAGATCAACCTAGGAGTTAGG TTTCCTTCAATGTGTGACCAAGTGAAGATTTACATGAAGGACAA GGACAAGCTTGGGAAGGATGACTACATTGGAACAACTTACATTACGCTATCTGAAATTTCAGCTTCTGGTGACAATG GCTTTGCACCAACGTTTGGGCCAACATTTGTCAACATTTATGGCTCCCCCAGAGAATTTACTGACTTGCCAGACAAATTTGAGTACCTCAATAAGGGACAG TTGCCCGGGGTGTCTTATCGTGGTCGGATTATGATTCAACTTGACGTGAACATTGGTCATTTACCAACTGAGAGACATCAAACCATCAAGCCGGACGAAGTGAAGGCTCTGGAT AATTATTTGGGTCGACGCAAGTACAAACTGAGTGTTGCCTTTGACTCAGCCACAATGGTTTATCCTATTGACTCGCCGGTGGAATTTGAAGTCAGTATTG ggaacTTTGGTAACAAGTTGGACAAGTTTGTACCAGCCACAAGCTCCACAACGCAACCCACCAATCCTGTTTATGACGGGTGCAAATACCACTACCTGCCATGGCTGGACACTAAGCCTTGTGTTACTATTGACAGTGACTGGGAGGACAACACATACAG GATTGAATCACTTAATATTCTGCTGCACATGATGgaacagctacaaacaggtgTCAAGACTGTTAGAGATATGATGCAGATGGATGATTTTGACACGACTGAAGCTGCTGCTAAGCTTCTAGTAATCCTTGAACAGCTAATAGAAAACTTGGA GCAACCGATGCCTGTCCTGCCAGAAAAAGGGTTCACCAAGCTTGATGTGAACATGAGGAAATTTCGTATGGCAGAACTG AATGCCATTCTATATGAGGCTAGACACTTATTGCAAGCTCATGGATTATCCCCTGACATTGATGCCACTGCGACTGAATGTGAAGACTATCTTCATCGTCTGTTGTCACTTTGTAATGAG CCTCAGAACACTGTACCAGATGTCATAATATGGATGCTGTCCGCTGGCAAGAGGGTAGCCTCCTGCCGTATCCCATCCCACAAACTGATGTATTCCACTACTGCAAAGGCTAGGGGCCAGGACTGTGGAAAGATGCAAACTTTGTTCCTCATG CCACCAGCCGTGGAGAAGGAGGAAGAGTTGAAGAGCAGGAAGGAGAGGGCTCAAGTGCGGCTACAGATTTGGTTAGGTCTAGCCAAATACCAGTCAGAATGGAGAAATGACACAGCTGGCGGTGAAGTGGCCGTTTATGCTGAGACA TACGAGAACCAAGCTTGCATCTTTGGGAAGTGGGGCACTATTGGTTTGCTGCGTCCTAACTTCTCTGATGCCAGAGGCAAGAGGAAACTGAAGAAAGATTACTTTGTGGCACCTGATGGATGGCGTTGGGATGGTGAATGGTTTATCAATCCTGAGCTGAG tgtggaGTTTGATCCTGATGAGGGATTGAATGAGTTCCAAGAAGACATTTATGAACACGAGATCAGATTGCCATTTTCTGCCTTTGGGCACCATGAGGCATACTGGGCTGATGTG CGTGGTGACAAACTAACTGGACGCGATGATAAAGCCATCACTCGTGATGAGATGCAAATATCAGATGGATGGAAGTGGTCCACTCAGTGGGAGGTTGAACAGAATGGAGCTGTGGATGAAGAAG GTTGGGAGTATTGTGTGGAGGCTGGTCTGGGAGGATGGCAGTCCTCTGAGCGTACATTCCACTTGTGTAGAAGACGTCGATGGGTACGAACCAGAATACGAGTCAGTGACCCTAAAGTTGCTGAAAAGAAG GCTGCAAAGCGCAAGAAGAGGATAGATGAAGGATGGGAGTATGCTCGACTGCCTCAGTTCAGTTATCACACAACTGAACACACTCTTGACTTGGCCAGACGTCGACGTTGGCATCGCAAGCTAGTCAATGTGGACCCATCCAAGCGCCCTATCTTTTACTTTGCAGatgaaaagaaaaagaaaaag AAGAAGGATGAAGATGACGACGATGATGATGACTCAGGCTCAGCCCCAAGGATGTTCCTGACATATGGTGATCAGGAAGTACACACCTACCAGCTGAGGGCATATATCTACCAAGCTAGAGAACTACATGGAAGGGACAAGTCTGGCTTGTCGGACCCTTACGGCATTCTGTCTTTCAACCGTTATGGTGCCCGCACTAATATACTAAAGGAAAGCATCTGCCCCACATGGGACCAGACATTGTGGATTGAGAACATTAAACTGTTTGGAGACCCAGCAACCATTCTACAGTCTCCTCCATATGTGTATATTGAGTTCTTCGATAAGGACACCATT GGATCCAATGAGTTGCTTGGCTTTATGAAGGCACAACCAACTGTGAGGCTGGATCCTAGAGCTCCTCAGCCTCGTCTTGACTGGTACCTAATCTACAGGTACAACCAGGCTGCTGGTGAACTGTTGGCTGCCTTTGAGCTAATACTG GAGAGTGGAGATCAGATGTTGCTAGCCCCACCAAAGTCTCCTAATGGGAAGTACTACATTGTTCCCACAGGCATTCGTCCTGTATTGCAGAAGACCAGAATTGAA GTGCTATGCTGGGGTGTAAGAGACATGAAACGTTACCAGTTACAGAAAGTTGACTCCCCATTGGTTGAAATTGAATGTGGAGGAACAGTGGTGCGTACCCAACCAATCAAAGATGCTTCCAAAGACCCTAACTTCCCAGATCCCATCAtctcctttgatgtg TTTTTGCCTAAAGAAGATTTGTATGCTCCACCACTCAACATTCGTGTTCTAGACAAGAGGGCATTCGGTCGCCATCCTATGGTTGGTACTCACATCATTGGTAGCTTGAAACAATACTACACTGACCCAACTCCTGAGAAGATTATTGTTGAAGCATTTGGAG CTGCACAAGAAGCAGCAACACATCCTGATCCCACACAAGAGGCAGAGCAGAAGAAATTTGAAGAAGAGAAACTAGAT GATGATCCTGATAACAAGAAGGAATCTGACTTTGACTGGTGGAGCAAGTATTATGCCTCTGGTAATGATCCCAGTAAGATACAAGAGGACTACAATACACAAGGATATGATCAATTGAAG ATGTACACGAAGGAACTAGAGGAAGAGGAACCATTTAACAACTTCACTGACTTTGCTGAGACCTTTCCACTCTACCGAGGAAAGGGATCGCGTGATCCAGATGAATCCGAAGGACAGTGCTGTGGCTACCTCAAAGGAGCAGTCAAGGTCTACCCTCTACCACCAGATGGTCCTCAACCTGAGAAGATCTTGTCCACTGACTCTGTGCCCTCCACTAAAGCTGAAGAGTGTATAGTCCGTGTTTATGTCGTGCGG GCTAATGATTTGCAGCCTCAAGATCCCAATGGAAAG TCTGATCCTTACCTCAAACTGAAGTTAGGCGGTGAGAAGATCAGTGATGAGGACAACTTTATTCCTAACACACTCAACCCAGTGTTTGGACG GATGTTTGAGTTAAAGGCCAACCTTCCTATTGATCGTACACTGGAGGTTATTGTGATGGACCATGACTTGTTGAGTGCTAATGATCTCATTGGAGCTACCACTATTGATCTAGAGAACCGTTACCTCACCAAACACATGGCCCTCTCTGGACTGCCTAAGAGCTTCCACAA ATCAGGTCCCAACAAATGGCGTCAACAGTTACTGCCTAGGGAGATATTGGCTGAGGTGTGCAAGAGACGTCGTTACGGTGACCCCGTATTTCACTCCAGCACTCAATGCACAGTCAACAACCAACTGTACAACCTTGATGAGATTG AGGCTGAGAAGAAGGCTAATAATCAGCTTCCTCCTGAGTTAGGAGCCCCTGATCAACGATTGGCCCTTCATATACTGAATGGGATGGACCTTGTACCTGAACATGTTGAGAGGAGGTCACTGTACACTCCTTCCTGTCCTAAAATTGAACAA GGCTCACTGGAGATGTGGGTTGATATTTTCCCCAAATCAATTGGACCAGCTCCAGATCCGGTGGACATCAGTCCACGTAAGGCAGATAAATATGAGCTACGTGTGGTGGTCTGGAACACTGTGGATGTGACCCTGGATGAGGTGTCCTTTGTCACTGGGGAGGCTATGAGTGATATTTACGTGAAAGG GTGGTTACGTGGTATGGATGAGACACAGAAGACTGATGTTCACTATCGGTCAATGGATGGAGAAGGAAACTTCAACTGGAGATTTGTGTTCCCATTTGAGTACATACCATCAGAACAAGTCATGGTTGTGTCTAAGAAG GAACATTTCTGGAGCCTGGATAAGACAGTGAAGCATTTGCAGCCTCGAATCAACCTGCAAGTTTGGGACAATGACCTCTTCAATCCAGATGACTTCCTTG GCACCATGGACATTAACTTATTGGCAATGCCCGAAGGCAAGAAGACAGCTAGGAGCTGTGACATTGACATGTTCCCAGACCCGGGTAACCCTGACCAGAAGAAGAACAAAAAATTTAACGTTGTGTCATTGTTCAAGAAGAAGAGAATGAAGGGTTTCTGGCCATTCTACAATGAGGCTGAGGGGGAGAGAGTCTTAGCT GGCAAATTGGAAATGGAAATTGAAGTGCTAACTGAAGAAGAGGCATTACTTCGTCCTGCAGCTAAGGCCAGAGAAGATCCAAACATGAACCCTCATCTTGATGAACCAAA TCGGCCTGCTACTTCATTCTTGTGGATCACGTCACCCTTCAAGACCCTCCGATTCATCATTTGGCGGCACTACAAATGGTACATCATTTTTGGAATAATTTTGATCTTGTTCATAATTCTGCTTGCTATCTGGATTTATTCTGCTCCG AGCTACTTCATGGAATGGATGACAAACACAATTCTGCCATAG
- the LOC136236840 gene encoding EF-hand calcium-binding domain-containing protein 10-like — MDFEEDDDDEQEQETTTRQDGARGYLEEHRIPELLENLVAALVYHRPDDHKTFMLEHIENLKKAKQDFHDPPCMFDISNIQSVYGMLDVTKRGHITVDQYKEAMKCLGVEKYNHSPAGAELNKITQETFVRELKSSLKGAVSTYQS; from the coding sequence ATGGATTTTGAAGAAGACGACGACGACGAGCAAGAACAAGAGACTACAACTCGCCAAGACGGCGCTAGAGGGTATTTAGAAGAACATAGGATACCAGAATTACTGGAAAATCTTGTGGCTGCGTTAGTTTACCATCGCCCAGACGACCACAAGACGTTTATGCTAGAACACATTGAAAACCTTAAAAAGGCGAAGCAGGACTTCCACGATCCTCCTTGTATGTTTGATATTTCCAATATACAGTCAGTATACGGGATGTTGGACGTTACTAAGCGGGGCCATATTACCGTGGACCAGTACAAAGAGGCGATGAAGTGTCTTGGAGTTGAAAAATACAACCACAGTCCTGCTGGAGCAGAGTTGAACAAGATCACACAAGAAACATTTGTAAGAGAATTAAAGTCTTCACTGAAGGGTGCTGTATCTACTTACCAGTCATAG
- the LOC136236952 gene encoding L-seryl-tRNA(Sec) kinase-like isoform X2, which yields MENANGVILLIYGIPAAGKTKLVTGLCEGSQTQRSGTFVCVHFDDFYPPDFRGCTDEHQKTDSCSEQPLFKLKHARQDLNNNLNHLILVNRLGTAGNSSVSDGCDSWGKFLSVISSSNPHVSFDHHGRIQGSRHPVVILLDDNMIYHSIRHEYYQIARKCNRFGEVLVQCPFQLAMSRNDKRQIPIPSQTIKYMADELEPAQPDKFNWEHNSITIDSQMTDDAWPVVWSLVQTACNKPAQPVVDDSERVLLDRQHTQESIIHQADQVLRKCVTNKISTFKGTPELPTVAKSANAVKRELLELIRSKQLLLPLSSSCQQLAMDINFVSSIERHFTEMYDFNK from the exons TCCAGCTGCAGGTAAAACTAAATTAGTGACTGGACTATGTGAAGGCAGTCAGACACAAAGGAGTGGaacttttgtgtgtgtacatttcGATGACTTTTACCCGCCTGATTTTCGTGGCTGTACTGACGAGCACCAGAAAACTGATTCGTGTAGTGAACAACCGCTGTTCAAGCTGAAACATGCTCGACAAGACCTGAACAATAATTTAAATCATTTAATATTAGTGAACAGATTAGGTACAGCTGGGAATTCTTCAGTTAGCGATGGATGTGATTCTTGGGGGAAATTTTTGAGTGTGATATCATCCAGTAATCCTCATGTTAGCTTTGATCATCATGGTAG GATACAAGGGTCCAGACACCCAGTTGTGATACTACTAGATGACAACATGATCTACCATAGTATACGACATGAGTACTACCAGATAGCCAGGAAATGTAACC GATTTGGAGAAGTGTTAGTCCAGTGTCCATTTCAGTTAGCAATGTCAAGGAATGATAAAAGGCAAATTCCAATACCATCACAAACCATCAAGTACATGGCCGACGAGTTAGAACCTGCTCAACCAGACAAGTTCAACTGGGAACACAACAGTATCACAATAGACAGTCAAATGACAGATGATGCATG GCCTGTTGTGTGGTCGTTGGTCCAGACAGCCTGTAATAAACCAGCTCAACCAGTAGTAGATGACAGTGAACGGGTTCTACTGGATCGCCAACACACTCAAGAGAGTATCATCCACCAAGCAGATCAGGTATTGAGAAAATGTGTCACCAATAAAATATCAACCTTTAAAG GGACTCCTGAGCTACCAACTGTTGCAAAATCTGCTAATGCTGTTAAGAGAGAATTGTTAGAGCTAATAAGATCCAAGCAATTATTGCTACCATTGTCATCTTCTTGCCAGCAACTGGCAATGGACATTAACTTTGTCAGTAGCATTGAACGACACTTCACAGAAATGTATGATTTTAACaaataa